Proteins from a genomic interval of Lelliottia amnigena:
- a CDS encoding outer membrane lipoprotein, giving the protein MFRRYLAPVLLASTILAGCHTPPPGKFTPEQIAAMKSYGFNEMNGDWSLGLSDKILFGKNESQLRAESEQQIQSMATRLAGTGLTHARMDGHTDNYGEDSYNESLSLKRANVVADAWAKGANIPRSNLTTQGLGKKYPVASNATSQGRAENRRVAVVISTP; this is encoded by the coding sequence ATGTTCAGGCGATATCTCGCTCCGGTTTTATTAGCATCAACAATTCTGGCGGGCTGTCATACTCCCCCTCCGGGAAAATTTACGCCAGAACAAATCGCTGCGATGAAGTCTTACGGCTTCAATGAAATGAACGGTGACTGGTCACTCGGTCTCTCTGACAAAATTTTATTCGGCAAAAATGAGTCGCAACTCAGAGCGGAGAGCGAGCAGCAAATTCAGTCGATGGCTACACGCCTGGCGGGAACGGGGTTAACCCACGCTCGAATGGATGGGCATACCGATAACTACGGTGAGGATAGTTACAACGAATCCCTGTCGTTAAAGCGGGCAAACGTGGTGGCTGATGCCTGGGCTAAAGGGGCAAATATCCCGCGCAGCAATCTCACTACACAGGGATTAGGTAAAAAATATCCGGTCGCCAGCAACGCCACGTCGCAAGGACGCGCTGAAAACCGCCGTGTTGCGGTGGTGATCAGCACGCCTTAA
- a CDS encoding PepSY-associated TM helix domain-containing protein, with protein sequence MTTCTPRAAWGNLLRRLHFYIGLFVGPFIFFAALTGTLYVATPQLETYIYQPALYGEVTGEPQSLAKQIAVAEKAVGKDLRLHAVRPGLASDETTRVMFTDPQLGPSEHRAIFIDPVSLAVRGDMTVYGTSGILPLRQTIDYLHSSLMLGDVGRLYSELAASWMWIAALGGIALWFYTRPKRRINNRFQNRRRVHASLGWVLLGGMLLFSATGLTWSQWAGGNVDKLRAEMDWLTPQINTKLQGAAEAVDPHAEHRGHHSAMMMPETAMDLTLFDSSLLAARAAGIDASKLEIRPAKMADQAWTVTEIDRGWPTQVDAVAIDPHSMQILDRTRFADFPLMAKLTRWGVDFHMGILFGLANQLVLIAFGIALCVLIVWGYRMWWMRRPAKSASNPVLTLCQCWLALPVSGRIVSLMVSIALGLAMPVMGCSLLLFVVIDWLRWRAQSTLSLAESAK encoded by the coding sequence ATGACCACCTGTACTCCGCGCGCAGCATGGGGGAACCTGCTACGTCGCCTGCATTTTTATATTGGGCTATTTGTCGGCCCGTTTATCTTTTTTGCCGCGCTTACCGGAACCTTGTACGTCGCGACGCCGCAGCTTGAGACTTATATTTATCAGCCTGCGCTGTACGGCGAAGTGACTGGTGAACCGCAGTCTTTGGCTAAACAAATTGCAGTGGCTGAAAAAGCAGTGGGTAAGGACTTACGTCTCCATGCCGTACGGCCGGGCTTGGCGAGCGATGAAACCACTCGCGTGATGTTTACCGATCCACAACTTGGGCCGTCGGAACATCGGGCTATTTTTATCGATCCCGTCAGTCTTGCGGTACGTGGCGATATGACGGTATATGGAACCAGCGGGATCCTGCCACTACGCCAGACCATCGATTATCTGCATAGCTCACTGATGCTGGGAGATGTTGGCCGTTTATACAGCGAGCTGGCAGCGTCATGGATGTGGATTGCCGCACTGGGTGGGATTGCACTGTGGTTTTACACTCGTCCAAAACGGCGTATCAACAATCGATTCCAGAACCGTCGTCGCGTACATGCGTCGTTAGGTTGGGTGCTCCTGGGGGGCATGCTGCTGTTTTCCGCCACCGGGCTCACCTGGTCCCAATGGGCGGGGGGAAATGTCGATAAGTTGCGCGCTGAAATGGATTGGTTAACGCCTCAGATCAATACCAAACTGCAGGGCGCGGCGGAAGCGGTCGATCCTCACGCTGAACATCGCGGGCATCACAGTGCGATGATGATGCCTGAGACGGCAATGGATCTGACGCTTTTCGACAGCAGTCTTCTTGCCGCACGAGCAGCTGGAATTGATGCCAGCAAGCTGGAGATTCGACCGGCAAAAATGGCCGATCAGGCGTGGACCGTGACGGAAATTGATCGTGGCTGGCCGACACAGGTTGATGCGGTCGCTATTGATCCGCATTCCATGCAAATCCTTGATCGCACGCGTTTTGCTGATTTCCCGCTGATGGCGAAGCTGACCCGCTGGGGTGTCGATTTCCACATGGGGATTCTCTTTGGGCTGGCGAATCAGCTGGTGCTGATCGCTTTCGGTATCGCACTGTGCGTGCTGATTGTCTGGGGGTATCGAATGTGGTGGATGCGACGCCCGGCGAAGTCGGCAAGCAACCCTGTACTCACCCTTTGTCAGTGCTGGCTGGCGCTGCCAGTGAGCGGACGGATTGTCTCGCTCATGGTAAGCATCGCGCTGGGGCTGGCAATGCCAGTGATGGGATGCAGTCTGCTGCTTTTTGTGGTCATTGACTGGTTGCGCTGGCGCGCACAGTCGACGCTATCACTGGCTGAATCAGCAAAATAA
- a CDS encoding Protein of uncharacterised function (DUF2946), producing MDNALHHSALKRAAAWTALFAILLIVVAPLISISLQKDPMSTLPGMHHDMSAMPMDDHHGDTTTHSIPVDHAEACGYCVLMAHVPGMILALVVLLSAVLQRLSIKLPRPVASHWHYFPWLYPDTRAPPQWAAFSR from the coding sequence TTGGATAACGCACTGCATCATTCAGCCTTGAAACGCGCAGCGGCCTGGACCGCGCTGTTTGCGATCTTGCTGATCGTGGTCGCTCCTCTTATCTCCATCTCGCTGCAAAAAGATCCCATGAGCACCCTGCCTGGCATGCATCACGACATGAGTGCTATGCCAATGGATGATCATCATGGTGATACCACCACACACTCAATACCTGTCGATCATGCTGAAGCGTGCGGGTACTGTGTGCTGATGGCGCATGTTCCAGGGATGATTTTAGCCCTGGTGGTGCTGCTCAGTGCCGTCTTGCAGAGGCTTAGCATAAAACTGCCACGCCCGGTGGCGAGCCATTGGCACTATTTCCCCTGGTTATATCCTGATACCCGCGCGCCGCCGCAGTGGGCAGCTTTTTCCCGTTAA
- the rplS gene encoding 50S ribosomal protein L19, whose protein sequence is MSNIIKQIEQEQMKQDVPSFRPGDSVEVKVWVVEGTKKRLQAFEGVVIAIRNRGLHSAFTVRKISNGEGVERVFQTHSPVIDSIAVKRRGAVRKAKLYYLRERTGKSARIKERLGA, encoded by the coding sequence ATGAGCAACATTATTAAGCAAATTGAACAAGAGCAGATGAAGCAGGACGTACCTTCATTCCGTCCGGGTGATTCCGTGGAAGTGAAAGTATGGGTTGTTGAAGGTACCAAAAAACGTCTGCAGGCATTCGAGGGCGTGGTTATCGCTATTCGTAACCGCGGTCTGCATTCTGCATTCACTGTTCGCAAAATTTCCAACGGCGAAGGCGTTGAGCGTGTCTTCCAGACTCACTCTCCTGTTATTGACAGCATTGCTGTTAAACGTCGTGGTGCCGTTCGTAAAGCTAAACTGTACTACCTGCGTGAGCGTACTGGTAAGTCAGCTCGTATCAAAGAGCGTCTTGGCGCTTAA
- the trmD gene encoding tRNA (guanine-N(1)-)-methyltransferase, with translation MWIGIISLFPEMFRAITDYGVTGRAVKKGLLNIQSWSPRDFAHDRHRTVDERPYGGGPGMLMMVQPLRDAIHTAKAAAGEGAKVIYLSPQGRKLDQAGVSELATNQKLILVCGRYEGIDERVIQTEIDEEWSIGDYVLSGGELPAMTLIDSVARFIPGVLGHEASATEDSFADGLLDCPHYTRPEVLEGMEVPAVLLSGNHAEIRRWRLKQSLGRTWLRRPELLENLALTEEQAKLLAEFKKEHAHQQHKHDGMA, from the coding sequence ATGTGGATTGGCATTATCAGCCTGTTTCCTGAAATGTTCCGCGCGATTACTGATTACGGGGTAACTGGCCGGGCAGTAAAAAAAGGCCTGCTGAACATCCAGAGCTGGAGTCCTCGCGACTTCGCGCATGACCGGCACCGTACCGTGGACGAACGTCCTTACGGCGGCGGACCGGGGATGTTAATGATGGTGCAACCTTTACGGGACGCGATTCATACAGCAAAAGCCGCGGCAGGTGAAGGCGCAAAGGTGATTTATCTGTCACCTCAGGGACGCAAGCTTGATCAAGCGGGCGTGAGCGAACTGGCAACGAATCAGAAACTGATTCTGGTCTGTGGTCGCTACGAAGGGATAGATGAGCGTGTAATTCAGACCGAGATTGATGAAGAATGGTCTATCGGCGATTACGTTCTCAGCGGTGGTGAGTTACCGGCAATGACGCTGATTGACTCCGTAGCCCGGTTCATTCCGGGTGTACTGGGCCATGAAGCATCGGCAACAGAAGATTCTTTTGCCGACGGATTGCTGGACTGTCCACACTATACTCGTCCTGAAGTGTTAGAAGGGATGGAGGTACCGGCGGTCTTACTGTCAGGTAACCATGCCGAGATACGTCGCTGGCGTTTGAAGCAGTCGCTGGGCCGCACCTGGCTTAGAAGACCTGAACTTCTGGAAAACCTGGCTCTGACTGAAGAGCAAGCAAAGTTGCTGGCCGAGTTCAAAAAAGAACACGCACACCAGCAGCATAAACATGATGGGATGGCGTAA
- the rimM gene encoding ribosome maturation factor rimM: MSNKAPVEPIVLGKMGSCYGIRGWLRVFSSTEDAESIFDYQPWFIQKGGKWEEVELESWRRHNQDIVIKLKGVDDRDAANLLTNCEIVVDSSQLPQLDDGYYWKDLMGCQVVTTEGYELGKVIDMMETGSNDVLVIKANLKDAFGIKERLVPFLDGQVIKKVDLTTRTIEVDWDPGF; the protein is encoded by the coding sequence ATGAGCAATAAAGCACCTGTTGAACCGATCGTATTGGGAAAAATGGGTTCTTGCTACGGTATCCGTGGTTGGCTCAGAGTGTTTTCCTCCACTGAAGACGCTGAAAGCATTTTTGATTACCAGCCCTGGTTTATCCAGAAAGGCGGTAAGTGGGAAGAGGTCGAGCTGGAAAGCTGGCGTCGCCACAATCAGGATATCGTGATCAAGCTGAAAGGCGTTGACGATCGCGATGCTGCGAATCTCCTGACGAATTGCGAAATTGTCGTTGATTCGTCGCAGTTGCCACAGCTTGACGATGGCTACTACTGGAAAGACCTTATGGGTTGCCAGGTAGTGACCACGGAAGGATACGAGCTCGGTAAAGTCATTGATATGATGGAAACTGGCTCAAATGACGTTCTCGTCATTAAGGCAAACCTGAAAGATGCATTTGGCATCAAGGAGCGGTTGGTTCCGTTCCTCGATGGACAGGTTATCAAGAAAGTCGATCTCACTACTCGTACGATTGAAGTAGATTGGGATCCTGGTTTTTAA
- the rpsP gene encoding 30S ribosomal protein S16: MVTIRLARHGAKKRPFYQVVVTDSRNARNGRFIERVGFFNPLASGAEEETRLDLDRVAHWVGLGATVSDRVAALIKAANKAA, from the coding sequence ATGGTAACTATTCGTTTAGCACGTCACGGCGCGAAAAAGCGTCCGTTCTACCAGGTTGTTGTTACTGACAGCCGTAATGCACGCAACGGTCGCTTCATCGAGCGCGTTGGTTTCTTCAACCCGCTGGCTAGCGGTGCAGAAGAAGAAACGCGTCTGGATCTGGATCGTGTCGCTCACTGGGTTGGCCTGGGCGCGACTGTTTCCGATCGCGTTGCAGCGCTTATCAAAGCAGCAAACAAAGCAGCTTAA
- the ffh gene encoding Signal recognition particle, subunit Ffh SRP54 (TC 3.A.5.1.1): MFDNLTDRLSRSLRNISGRGRLTEDNVKETLREVRMALLEADVALPVVREFINRVKEKAVGHEVNKSLTPGQEFVKIVRNELVAAMGEENQVLNLAAQPPAVVLMAGLQGAGKTTSVGKLGKFLREKHKKKVLVVSADVYRPAAIKQLETLAQQVEVDFFPSDVAQKPVDIVNAALKEAKLKFYDVLLVDTAGRLHVDEAMMDEIKQVHAAINPVETLFVVDAMTGQDAANTAKAFNEALPLTGVVLTKVDGDARGGAALSIRHITGKPIKFLGVGEKTDALEPFHPDRIASRILGMGDVLSLIEDIESKVDRAQAEKLASKLKKGDGFDLTDFLEQLRQMKNMGGMASLMGKLPGMGQIPDNVKAQMDDKVLVRMEAIINSMTLKERAKPEIIKGSRKRRIAAGCGMQVQDVNRLLKQFDDMQRMMKKMKKGGMAKMMRGMKGMMPPGFPGR, from the coding sequence ATGTTTGATAATTTAACCGATCGTTTGTCGCGCTCGCTGCGCAACATCAGCGGCCGTGGACGACTTACCGAAGACAATGTTAAAGAGACGCTGCGCGAAGTGCGCATGGCGTTACTCGAAGCCGACGTGGCGCTGCCGGTCGTGCGTGAATTCATCAACCGTGTGAAAGAAAAAGCGGTTGGTCATGAAGTGAATAAGAGCCTGACGCCGGGTCAGGAGTTCGTCAAAATCGTGCGTAACGAGCTGGTTGCGGCGATGGGCGAAGAAAATCAGGTTCTAAACCTGGCCGCGCAACCGCCAGCGGTCGTTCTGATGGCCGGTCTGCAGGGGGCGGGTAAAACCACCAGTGTCGGTAAGCTGGGTAAATTCCTGCGCGAAAAGCACAAAAAGAAAGTGCTGGTTGTTTCTGCCGACGTTTATCGCCCTGCGGCGATCAAGCAGCTAGAAACCCTGGCGCAGCAGGTTGAGGTCGATTTCTTCCCTTCCGACGTGGCGCAAAAACCGGTTGATATCGTCAATGCCGCGTTGAAAGAAGCCAAACTGAAGTTTTACGACGTGCTGCTGGTGGATACCGCCGGTCGTTTGCACGTTGATGAAGCGATGATGGATGAAATCAAACAAGTTCATGCCGCGATCAATCCGGTAGAAACGCTGTTTGTTGTCGACGCCATGACGGGCCAGGATGCGGCAAATACCGCAAAAGCGTTTAACGAAGCGCTGCCGCTGACCGGCGTTGTACTGACCAAAGTGGACGGCGACGCCCGTGGCGGTGCAGCGCTCTCTATTCGTCATATCACCGGTAAGCCGATTAAGTTCCTCGGCGTGGGCGAGAAGACCGACGCGCTGGAGCCATTCCACCCGGATCGTATTGCTTCGCGTATTCTCGGTATGGGCGACGTGCTGTCGCTTATCGAAGATATCGAGAGCAAGGTTGACCGTGCGCAGGCTGAGAAACTGGCGAGCAAGCTGAAAAAAGGCGACGGTTTTGATTTGACCGACTTCCTGGAACAGCTGCGTCAGATGAAAAACATGGGCGGCATGGCGAGCCTGATGGGCAAACTGCCGGGCATGGGCCAGATTCCTGACAACGTGAAAGCGCAGATGGATGACAAAGTGCTGGTGCGTATGGAAGCGATCATCAACTCGATGACGCTGAAAGAGCGCGCAAAACCAGAAATCATCAAAGGCTCACGCAAACGCCGTATTGCTGCCGGTTGCGGTATGCAGGTGCAGGACGTTAACCGTCTTCTGAAACAGTTCGACGACATGCAGCGCATGATGAAGAAAATGAAGAAGGGCGGTATGGCGAAAATGATGCGTGGCATGAAGGGCATGATGCCGCCAGGCTTCCCTGGCCGCTGA
- the ypjD gene encoding cytochrome c assembly protein has protein sequence MQRLEHASRNVILLIFLIQTTVDAYMPVFALIALVAYSFSLALIIPGLLQKNSGWRRMAILSAVIALVSHAFALESRIIPGDGSVQNLSVLNVGSLVSLMICTVMTIVASKNRGWLLLPIVYAFALINLAFATFVPNEFITHLETTPGMMVHIGLSLFSYATLIIAALYAMQLAWIDYQLKNKKLVFNQEMPPLMVIERKMFHITQIGVVLLTLTLCTGLFYMQNLFSVENIDKAVLSIIAWFVYVVLLWGHYHKGWRGRRVVWFNVAGAGILTLAYFGSRVIQQFVS, from the coding sequence ATGCAACGGTTGGAGCACGCGTCACGTAACGTTATACTGCTTATCTTTCTTATTCAGACAACTGTCGACGCCTATATGCCTGTTTTCGCACTGATCGCCCTTGTTGCCTACTCTTTCAGCCTTGCGCTGATCATTCCTGGCCTGTTGCAAAAAAACAGCGGCTGGCGACGGATGGCTATTTTGTCGGCAGTGATCGCACTGGTGAGCCATGCGTTTGCCCTGGAATCGCGTATTATTCCAGGCGATGGCAGCGTACAGAATTTGAGCGTGCTGAACGTCGGTTCGCTGGTGAGCCTGATGATTTGTACGGTGATGACCATCGTCGCCTCTAAAAATCGCGGCTGGTTATTGCTGCCAATTGTTTATGCGTTCGCGCTCATCAATCTGGCTTTCGCGACTTTTGTGCCAAACGAGTTCATCACGCATCTGGAAACCACACCCGGCATGATGGTACACATTGGGCTGTCGCTTTTCTCCTACGCGACGCTGATTATTGCCGCATTGTATGCAATGCAGCTGGCGTGGATTGACTACCAGCTAAAAAACAAAAAGCTGGTATTCAACCAGGAAATGCCACCGCTGATGGTTATAGAGCGCAAGATGTTTCACATCACCCAGATTGGCGTGGTGCTGCTCACCCTGACGCTGTGCACCGGTCTGTTTTATATGCAGAATTTATTCAGCGTTGAGAACATCGATAAAGCCGTGCTCTCTATCATCGCGTGGTTTGTTTATGTTGTCCTGTTGTGGGGACATTATCACAAGGGCTGGCGCGGTCGTCGCGTTGTCTGGTTTAACGTCGCAGGCGCTGGCATTTTGACCCTGGCCTATTTCGGTAGCCGCGTCATACAGCAGTTTGTCAGCTAA
- the yfjD gene encoding Hemolysins and related proteins containing CBS domains: MVVISAYFSGSETGMMTLNRYRLRHRAKQGNRAARRVEKLLRKPDRLISLVLIGNNLVNILASALGTIVGMRLYGNAGVAIATGVLTFVVLVFAEVLPKTIAALYPEKVAYPSSFLLGPLLILMMPLVWLLNKVTRLLMRLMGIKADVTISSALSKDELRTLVNESRSQISRRHQDMLLSVLDLEKISVNDIMVPRNEIVGIDINDDWKAIVRQLTHSPHGRIVLYRDSLDDAISMLRVREAWRLMQEKKEFTKEVMLRAADEIYVIPEGTPLSTQLVKFQRNKKKAGLVVDEYGDIQGLVTVEDILEEIVGDFTTSMSPSLAEEVTPQNDGSVLIDGSTNVRELNKAFNWHLPEDDARTINGMILEVLEEIPAAGTRVRISQYDIDILDVQENMIKQVKVIPVKPLRDSVAE; the protein is encoded by the coding sequence ATGGTGGTCATCTCCGCCTACTTCTCTGGCTCGGAAACCGGCATGATGACGCTAAACCGCTACCGGTTACGTCATCGCGCTAAACAAGGCAACCGTGCCGCACGCCGCGTTGAAAAGCTGCTCCGCAAGCCTGACCGCCTGATTAGCCTGGTCTTGATCGGTAATAACCTGGTCAACATTCTGGCTTCTGCGCTGGGCACCATCGTCGGGATGCGCCTTTACGGCAACGCAGGCGTGGCTATTGCCACCGGCGTACTGACGTTTGTGGTGCTGGTTTTCGCCGAAGTATTGCCAAAAACCATCGCCGCGCTCTATCCCGAAAAGGTGGCCTATCCGAGCAGTTTTCTGTTGGGGCCATTGCTGATCCTGATGATGCCACTGGTCTGGTTGCTCAACAAAGTGACACGTCTACTGATGCGCTTAATGGGCATTAAAGCGGATGTCACCATCAGCAGCGCACTCAGCAAAGACGAACTGCGCACGCTGGTGAACGAATCACGCTCGCAAATTTCCCGCCGCCACCAGGACATGCTGCTCTCGGTACTGGACCTGGAAAAGATCAGCGTCAATGACATCATGGTTCCGCGCAATGAAATTGTCGGTATCGACATCAACGATGACTGGAAAGCGATTGTCCGCCAGCTCACGCACTCGCCTCACGGACGTATCGTGCTGTATCGTGATTCGCTGGATGACGCCATCAGCATGCTGCGCGTGCGCGAAGCCTGGCGACTCATGCAGGAAAAGAAAGAGTTCACCAAAGAGGTGATGCTGCGTGCGGCTGATGAGATTTACGTGATACCTGAAGGCACACCGCTCAGTACCCAACTGGTCAAATTCCAGCGAAATAAAAAGAAAGCGGGTCTGGTGGTGGATGAATATGGCGATATTCAGGGGCTGGTCACCGTGGAAGACATTCTGGAAGAGATTGTCGGCGATTTTACAACGTCAATGTCGCCGTCACTGGCAGAGGAAGTCACGCCGCAAAATGACGGCTCCGTGCTGATTGATGGCAGCACTAACGTTCGCGAACTCAATAAAGCATTTAACTGGCACCTGCCGGAAGATGACGCGCGCACGATTAACGGTATGATTCTGGAAGTGCTGGAAGAGATCCCGGCAGCCGGAACGCGCGTGCGTATCAGCCAGTACGATATTGATATTCTGGATGTGCAGGAAAATATGATTAAGCAGGTGAAAGTCATTCCGGTTAAACCGCTGCGGGACAGCGTCGCAGAATGA
- the grpE gene encoding GrpE produces MSSKEQKTPEGQAPEEIITEQHEEVEAVEPDASAEQVDPRDEKIANLEAQLTEAQNREREGVLRVKAEMENLRRRTELDVEKAHKFALEKFVNELLPVIDSLDRALEVADKANPDMTAMVEGLELTLKSMLDVVRKFGVEVVAETNVALDPNVHQAIAMVESEDVTAGNVLAVMQKGYTLNGRTIRAAMVTVAKAKG; encoded by the coding sequence ATGAGTAGTAAAGAACAGAAAACGCCTGAGGGGCAAGCCCCTGAAGAAATTATCACGGAACAGCATGAAGAAGTTGAGGCTGTAGAGCCAGACGCTTCTGCTGAGCAGGTGGACCCGCGCGATGAAAAAATTGCGAATCTGGAAGCTCAGTTAACTGAAGCGCAGAATCGTGAGCGCGAAGGTGTGCTGCGTGTTAAAGCTGAAATGGAAAACCTGCGTCGTCGTACTGAGCTCGACGTTGAGAAAGCGCATAAATTTGCGCTGGAGAAATTCGTCAATGAGCTGTTGCCGGTGATTGATAGCCTGGATCGCGCGCTGGAAGTGGCAGACAAAGCGAATCCGGATATGACGGCGATGGTTGAAGGTCTTGAACTGACGCTGAAATCCATGCTGGATGTGGTGCGTAAGTTCGGCGTTGAAGTGGTTGCAGAGACTAACGTAGCGCTGGACCCGAACGTTCACCAGGCCATTGCGATGGTTGAGTCAGAAGACGTTACTGCCGGTAACGTGCTGGCCGTGATGCAGAAAGGCTATACGCTGAATGGCCGTACAATTCGTGCTGCCATGGTCACTGTCGCGAAAGCGAAGGGCTAA
- the ppnK gene encoding inorganic polyphosphate/ATP-NAD kinase, translating to MNNHFKCIGIVGHPRHPTALTTHEMLYRWLCAKGYEVMVEQQIAQELQLKNVKTGTLAEIGQQADLAVVVGGDGNMLGAARTLARYDIKVIGINRGNLGFLTDLDPDNAHQQLADVLDGHYISEKRFLLEAQVCQQDCQKRISTAINEVVLHPGKVAHMIEFEVYIDEVFAFSQRSDGLIISTPTGSTAYSLSAGGPILTPSLDAITLVPMFPHTLSARPLVINSSSTIRLRFSHRRNDLEISCDSQIALPIQEGEDVLIRRCDYHLNLIHPKDYSYFNTLSSKLGWSKKLF from the coding sequence ATGAATAATCATTTCAAGTGTATTGGAATTGTCGGACATCCACGTCATCCAACCGCGCTGACGACACATGAAATGCTGTATCGCTGGCTGTGCGCGAAAGGTTATGAAGTGATGGTTGAGCAGCAAATTGCCCAGGAATTACAGCTTAAAAATGTGAAAACCGGCACGCTGGCGGAAATCGGACAGCAGGCCGATCTCGCGGTCGTGGTCGGCGGTGACGGCAACATGCTGGGTGCCGCACGAACGCTGGCGCGCTACGATATTAAGGTCATTGGTATCAATCGCGGCAACCTGGGTTTCCTGACCGATCTCGACCCTGACAACGCCCATCAGCAGCTTGCTGATGTACTCGATGGTCATTATATCAGCGAAAAACGCTTTCTGCTGGAAGCGCAAGTATGCCAGCAAGACTGCCAGAAGCGCATCAGTACGGCGATTAATGAAGTTGTGCTGCACCCTGGGAAAGTCGCACATATGATTGAATTTGAAGTCTATATCGACGAAGTTTTCGCCTTTTCACAGCGCTCTGATGGGTTAATCATTTCGACACCCACTGGCTCAACGGCATATTCCCTTTCCGCGGGCGGACCGATTCTGACTCCGTCTCTGGACGCGATCACGTTAGTTCCCATGTTCCCGCACACCCTCTCTGCTCGCCCGCTGGTGATTAACAGCAGCAGCACGATCCGACTACGCTTTTCACATCGTCGTAACGACCTCGAAATTAGCTGCGACAGCCAGATTGCCCTGCCTATCCAGGAAGGTGAAGACGTGTTAATCCGTCGTTGCGACTACCATTTAAATCTGATCCATCCAAAAGACTACAGCTATTTCAATACATTAAGTTCGAAACTCGGCTGGTCGAAAAAATTGTTCTAA
- the recN_1 gene encoding recombination and repair protein codes for MLAQLTISNFAIVRELEIDFLSGMTAITGETGAGKSIAIDALGLCLGGRAEGDIVRSGANRADLCARFSLKDTPAALRWLEANQLEDGRECLLRRVISSDGRSRGFINGTAVPLSQLRELGQLLIQIHGQHAHQQLIKPEQQKSLLDGYAGEYALTQLMAEHYRQWHQSCRELAQQQQQSQERLARAELLEYQLKELNEFQPQPGEFEQIDEEYKRLANSGHLISTSQHALNLLADGEDVNLQSQLYSVRQQVTELVGLDSKLSSVMDMLEEAAIQISEASEELRHYCERLDLDPNRLFELEQRISNRFLWHVNTTSRRKSYPIIISLYWMSSSSLTIKPTLWKPLHWRRIFTISRRWPQPSSFMGYASSTLRN; via the coding sequence ATGCTGGCACAACTGACCATCAGCAACTTCGCCATTGTTCGTGAACTTGAGATCGACTTCCTGAGCGGAATGACGGCCATTACCGGTGAAACCGGTGCGGGTAAATCTATTGCCATTGATGCGCTCGGCTTGTGCCTTGGCGGTCGTGCCGAAGGCGATATCGTACGCTCAGGCGCAAACCGCGCCGATCTCTGCGCACGTTTCTCCCTTAAAGACACCCCTGCCGCCCTGCGATGGCTTGAGGCGAACCAGCTAGAAGATGGACGTGAGTGTTTACTTCGTCGCGTGATCAGTAGCGATGGTCGTTCTCGCGGCTTTATCAACGGTACTGCGGTTCCTCTGTCCCAACTTCGGGAATTGGGCCAGTTGCTGATCCAAATCCACGGTCAACATGCCCATCAGCAATTGATTAAGCCTGAACAACAAAAGTCCCTTCTCGACGGCTATGCAGGTGAGTATGCGCTCACTCAACTGATGGCTGAGCACTATCGTCAGTGGCATCAAAGCTGCCGCGAGCTGGCCCAGCAACAGCAGCAAAGTCAGGAACGTTTAGCGCGTGCCGAACTGCTGGAGTATCAGCTTAAAGAACTTAATGAATTTCAGCCACAGCCAGGCGAATTCGAACAAATCGACGAAGAGTACAAACGACTGGCGAACAGCGGCCACCTGATTTCAACCAGCCAGCACGCCTTAAATCTGCTGGCCGATGGTGAAGACGTCAACCTGCAAAGCCAGCTGTATAGCGTTCGCCAACAGGTGACTGAGCTGGTGGGACTGGACAGTAAACTTTCAAGCGTAATGGATATGCTTGAAGAAGCGGCGATTCAGATTTCTGAAGCCAGTGAAGAGCTGCGCCATTATTGTGAGCGTCTGGATCTTGATCCGAATCGTTTGTTTGAACTTGAACAACGCATCTCCAACAGATTTCTCTGGCACGTAAACACCACGTCACGCCGGAAGAGCTACCCAATTATCATCAGTCTTTACTGGATGAGCAGCAGCAGCTTGACGATCAAGCCGACTCTCTGGAAACCCTTGCACTGGCGGCGAATATTCACCATCAGCAGGCGCTGGCCACAGCCAAGCAGCTTCATGGGGTACGCCAGCAGTACGCTCAGGAATTGA